From the Perca fluviatilis chromosome 11, GENO_Pfluv_1.0, whole genome shotgun sequence genome, the window GGGCTGAGGCAACTGCTGGCACACAAACTGGTTTATGTGGGTATGTGTTGAAAGACTGGTTTgctttctatttcttttttttctttgcaactCTCCTCTTTGTCTTATTTCCACAGTagctaacttttttttaatcttcttcTCTCCCTGCAGGTGCCTGGCTGCCTGCCGGCCTCCTGGCAGTGCCTGACTTGATATTTGCTCGGACTCAGGAAGGAGGCGAGGGGGCCACTCTGTGCCAGCGATTCTACCCAGAAGACAACGCTCCTCTCTGGGTTGCAGTCTTCCACCTCCAGCTGGTCCTGGTGGGTCTGGTGATCCCAGGCTTGGTCCTCCTGGTGTGTTACTGCGTCATTGTCACCAGGCTGACCCGGGGCCCGCTTGGGGGCCAGAGGCAGAAGCGGCGAGCGGTCAGGACCACCATCGCGTTGGTTCTCTGCTTCTTCGTCTGCTGGCTGCCATACGGAGTGGGCATCTTTGTGGACGCTCTGCTGCGCCTGGAGGTCCTGCCCcgtggctgcagcctggaggcCGTCCTGGGCGTGTGGCTGGGGGTGGCTGAGCCCATGGCATTTGCACACTGCTGCCTGAACCCGCTGCTGTACGCCTTCCTGGGGGCAGGGTTCAAGAGTTCGGCCCGAAGAGCCCTCACTCTGAGCCGAGCCTCCAGTTTGAAGATTTTACCACGAAGACGCCCGGGGGCCTCCACGACCACAGAGTCAGAGTCCTCCAGTTTACATTCCAGCTAGTGTTTGCTAatgctgtatatatgtatattgtgtgtgtgtgtgtatgtgtgtgtgtgtgtgtgtgtgtgtgtgtgtgtgtgtgtgtgtgtgtgtgtgtgtgtgtgtgtgtgtgtgtgtgtgtgtttaaggtgTCTGAGAAAGTAAGGAGCAGTCTGCTGGCCCACGACTTGTCTTCTCCCTCACTGTCAGGTTTCTCCTGTAAATACTGTTATTATATTTGTTTTCAGGGCTGCTGTGCTTGATGTGTACTGTTGTAGATGtttgtaataaaatataaaaaatacccATATGTGTGAAAATGTCTTCTCTTGTGAAAGAAGTTTCTTGTTTCCTGAGTGAAACTATGAATTCCTGGCTTGTACTTTAACCACTCAACCGCAGCCAATGCCAtcctcacacaaacttcttcTCAGTGGGTTAGATAGATATCATTAAggcccaaattacacaaacaatTCCAAGCAAGCTAATGAGATGGTAGATGAAGGCATCTCAGCtttatcacagaaaacacattgaaaagGAACAGGAAAGGTGGAATAGGAAGAAACAAGCGTGAAACAAATCTATTTGGTCTCACACATGGTTTAAATGTAAGCCGACAGCTGCCAACGGTGTCCAAGTCTGCAGATTCTTTTTGGGAAATACTATTGTTTTACTTTGTGTTTGGTGTGCTTGGGGGCAGAGTTGGTGGTTTACAGATACAGATTCTTCGGAAAAAGTGTCAATTAGTTCCCATTGTGGCTTGTGATCCAATCTTCATGATCATCTGCTTGTCTCCCTTTGTATTGATTCATGATCACTCAACCGCCTGCCATCTGAATCCACTGCTCCGGAGCATGGACACGTTCTTTCGAAAGATGAAACTGCTTTTTAGAATGGGACGTGTGATAGCCAGGTGTATATGAGTCACATGCGTGTgagagagtgtttgtgtgtgtgagggcatgtgtggatgtgtttgtgtcactgtTTTGGGGGTGCAGATTTATGCTGATGATAAAAGCAGTTTGTTTCTCCTATGTGAGAGAAAAAGGAGCATGGAAGGGTC encodes:
- the LOC120569132 gene encoding C-X-C chemokine receptor type 4-like; this encodes MSYYEHIFFDYDFNDTGSGSGSGDLGGDLEEPCDVEHVMTANIQQVFLPVVYALIFTLGITGNGLVVIVLGCQRRSKCSLTDRYRLHLSAADLLFVLALPFWAVDSALADWRFGAATCVGVHVIYTVNLYGSVLILAFISLDRYLAVVRATDTNTGGLRQLLAHKLVYVGAWLPAGLLAVPDLIFARTQEGGEGATLCQRFYPEDNAPLWVAVFHLQLVLVGLVIPGLVLLVCYCVIVTRLTRGPLGGQRQKRRAVRTTIALVLCFFVCWLPYGVGIFVDALLRLEVLPRGCSLEAVLGVWLGVAEPMAFAHCCLNPLLYAFLGAGFKSSARRALTLSRASSLKILPRRRPGASTTTESESSSLHSS